A genomic region of Bernardetia sp. ABR2-2B contains the following coding sequences:
- the rplX gene encoding 50S ribosomal protein L24, producing MKKKNTQKSVKLHVKRGDNVIVIAGNHKGEQGTITEVRVSEQRVILEGINMVKKHIKPSANNPEGGIIEMEAPIHISNVAHVDASGKATRIGRKKDENGKLARYYKTSGEIIK from the coding sequence ATGAAAAAGAAAAACACTCAAAAATCTGTCAAACTTCATGTAAAGAGGGGAGACAACGTAATCGTAATTGCGGGCAACCACAAAGGCGAACAAGGAACAATTACTGAAGTAAGAGTTAGTGAGCAGCGTGTTATCCTAGAAGGAATTAATATGGTTAAAAAGCATATTAAACCGTCTGCTAACAATCCAGAAGGTGGTATCATCGAAATGGAAGCTCCTATTCACATCAGCAACGTAGCGCATGTAGATGCTTCTGGCAAAGCTACTCGCATCGGTCGCAAAAAAGATGAGAACGGTAAACTTGCTCGTTATTACAAAACAAGTGGTGAAATTATTAAATAG
- the rplR gene encoding 50S ribosomal protein L18 encodes MATTARKSQRRTRIRRSIRKKLVGTTERPRLSVFRSNKYIYTQLIDDVNGHTLVSASLKDIDAEKHINQELSKQVGVKLAERAKEKGIDKAVFDRSGFLYHGNIKAVAEGAREGGLQF; translated from the coding sequence ATGGCAACTACAGCACGTAAGAGTCAGCGTCGTACACGTATCAGACGCAGTATTCGTAAAAAATTAGTCGGAACAACTGAAAGACCACGTCTTTCTGTATTTCGCAGTAATAAATATATTTATACCCAACTCATCGATGATGTAAATGGGCATACCCTTGTGAGTGCTTCTCTCAAAGATATTGACGCTGAGAAACATATCAATCAAGAACTATCGAAACAAGTAGGTGTAAAACTCGCTGAACGTGCTAAAGAAAAAGGCATCGATAAAGCAGTTTTTGATCGTAGTGGTTTCTTATATCATGGAAATATCAAAGCAGTAGCAGAAGGCGCACGAGAAGGTGGACTTCAATTCTAA
- the rplE gene encoding 50S ribosomal protein L5 encodes MATPRLKDKYFNEVVPALKDKFEFKSVMRVARLQKICINSGVGKAVSDKKLIDTAVEEISTIAGQRAVPTYSKKAISNFKLREDMPIGVRVTLRGDQMYEFLDRLVTVSMPRVRDFKGISDKGFDGRGNYTLGVKEQIIFPEISIDKVKQITGMDITFVTTAQTDEEGLALLKELGMPFRS; translated from the coding sequence ATGGCAACACCTCGTTTAAAAGATAAATACTTCAATGAAGTAGTTCCTGCTCTTAAAGATAAATTTGAATTCAAATCAGTCATGCGAGTGGCTCGTTTGCAAAAAATTTGTATTAATAGTGGAGTTGGAAAAGCTGTTTCAGACAAGAAACTCATCGATACTGCCGTAGAAGAAATTTCTACTATCGCTGGACAACGTGCCGTACCTACCTATTCTAAAAAGGCTATCTCGAACTTTAAACTTCGTGAAGATATGCCAATTGGTGTACGTGTAACGCTTAGAGGCGATCAGATGTATGAATTCTTAGATCGTTTGGTAACAGTTTCAATGCCTCGTGTACGTGACTTCAAAGGTATTAGTGATAAAGGCTTTGATGGTCGTGGAAACTACACGTTGGGCGTGAAAGAACAAATTATATTCCCTGAAATCTCTATTGATAAAGTCAAGCAGATTACAGGAATGGATATTACTTTTGTTACTACTGCTCAAACTGATGAAGAAGGATTGGCTCTTTTGAAAGAATTAGGTATGCCGTTTCGTAGTTAA
- the rpmC gene encoding 50S ribosomal protein L29 codes for MTIKETKDEIRGLDDAALATKIAEQQTALQRLKFSHAISQIENPSSIRDAKRMVARLKTEQTARKIAKSK; via the coding sequence ATGACAATTAAAGAAACAAAAGACGAAATCAGAGGACTAGATGATGCAGCCTTAGCTACTAAAATAGCTGAACAACAAACTGCTCTTCAACGCTTGAAATTTAGCCACGCTATTTCTCAAATTGAGAATCCTTCAAGCATTAGAGATGCAAAACGTATGGTAGCTCGTCTAAAGACTGAACAAACAGCAAGAAAAATTGCTAAATCTAAGTAA
- the rplP gene encoding 50S ribosomal protein L16 has protein sequence MLQPKRTKFRKRHKEVRRTRGIAQRGFLVDFGDFGIKALEPAWITSRQIEAARIAVTRAMKRQGQVWIRIFPDKPITKKPAEVRMGKGKGAPEYWVAPVVPGTVLFEISGVDRQIASEALRLAAQKLPIKTKFVTRIDYEA, from the coding sequence ATGTTACAGCCTAAGCGCACCAAGTTTCGTAAACGTCATAAAGAAGTACGTCGTACTAGAGGTATTGCTCAACGTGGTTTTTTGGTGGATTTTGGTGATTTCGGTATCAAAGCCTTGGAACCAGCGTGGATTACTTCACGTCAAATTGAAGCAGCTCGTATTGCCGTTACTCGTGCAATGAAGCGTCAAGGTCAGGTCTGGATTCGCATTTTCCCTGACAAACCAATTACCAAAAAACCTGCAGAGGTTCGTATGGGTAAGGGTAAAGGTGCTCCTGAATATTGGGTAGCTCCTGTCGTACCAGGTACAGTTCTTTTTGAAATTTCGGGTGTAGATAGACAAATAGCTAGTGAAGCATTGCGCCTTGCAGCTCAAAAACTACCAATCAAAACTAAATTTGTAACTCGTATTGATTACGAAGCATAA
- the rplO gene encoding 50S ribosomal protein L15: MKLHQLRPAKGAVKSRKRVGRGQGSGRGGTSTRGHNGAQSRSGYSQKLGFEGGQMPLQRRVPKFGFKNPGRVAYKPINLDTLQELATKKNTNVITVELLAANGLAGKGDLIKILNRGELTSAIEITAHKFSASAKESIEKAGGKATTL; this comes from the coding sequence ATGAAACTTCACCAATTAAGACCTGCAAAAGGGGCTGTAAAGTCTAGAAAAAGAGTAGGTCGTGGACAAGGTTCTGGACGTGGAGGTACTTCTACACGTGGACACAATGGAGCGCAATCTCGCTCTGGTTATAGCCAAAAATTAGGTTTTGAAGGTGGACAGATGCCTCTTCAACGTCGTGTTCCTAAATTTGGATTCAAAAATCCAGGTCGTGTAGCCTACAAGCCAATTAATTTGGACACTCTCCAAGAACTTGCTACAAAGAAAAATACTAACGTTATTACAGTAGAATTATTAGCTGCAAATGGTCTAGCAGGGAAAGGCGATTTAATTAAAATATTGAATCGTGGAGAACTAACTAGTGCTATTGAAATTACTGCACACAAATTTTCAGCTTCTGCAAAAGAAAGCATTGAAAAAGCAGGTGGAAAAGCTACTACTCTCTAA
- the secY gene encoding preprotein translocase subunit SecY, which produces MMKFFETIRNIFSVKELKDRILLTLGLLMVFRLGSFIVLPGVDPAKLNESTGVLDFINQILGGAFERASIFALGIMPYISASIIIQLLTVAVPTFQKMQKEGESGRKKLTQITRALTILITIGQGFAYIKGTIPASAIVPEISPTFFLISSLVILTSGTVFCMWLGEKITDKGIGNGISLLIMIGIISRFPMAIVSEATLKGMGGVFIFVLEILALYLVVMGVVLIVQAVRYVPLQYVKQVAGRSQKQMLTQKKRSALPLKVNAAGVMPIIFAQALMFLPPLIAGAFQGDDTPNATYIATQFSDFTSLEYNILFALLIIAFTFFYTAMTINVQQISDNLKDSGGFVPGVTPGEETKNYLGKILDRITLPGAIFIAIIAVLPAVAAAAGVGTQFAQFYGGTSLLIMVGVVLDTLQQIESYLLNKEYDGLMNTGNVKGRQAQPMNYI; this is translated from the coding sequence ATGATGAAGTTTTTTGAAACTATAAGAAATATATTTTCTGTAAAAGAACTCAAAGACCGTATTCTCCTTACTTTAGGATTACTGATGGTCTTTCGTTTGGGTTCTTTTATTGTTTTGCCAGGCGTAGATCCTGCCAAATTAAATGAAAGCACTGGAGTTTTAGACTTCATCAATCAAATATTAGGAGGAGCTTTTGAGCGTGCTTCTATATTTGCATTAGGTATTATGCCTTATATTTCTGCATCAATTATCATTCAGCTTCTTACTGTTGCTGTTCCGACCTTCCAAAAGATGCAGAAAGAAGGAGAATCGGGTCGTAAAAAACTCACTCAAATTACTCGTGCGCTTACTATACTTATCACTATTGGGCAAGGTTTTGCATATATTAAAGGTACAATTCCTGCTAGTGCGATTGTTCCTGAAATTAGTCCAACCTTCTTTTTAATTTCTTCTCTCGTTATTCTTACTTCAGGTACAGTTTTTTGTATGTGGTTAGGAGAAAAAATTACAGATAAAGGAATTGGAAATGGTATCTCACTTCTTATCATGATAGGTATTATTTCACGTTTCCCAATGGCTATCGTTTCAGAAGCAACTTTGAAAGGAATGGGAGGAGTATTTATCTTTGTATTAGAAATATTAGCTCTTTACTTAGTAGTTATGGGAGTGGTTCTGATTGTACAAGCAGTACGTTATGTTCCTCTTCAATACGTAAAACAAGTAGCGGGGCGTTCTCAAAAACAAATGCTTACTCAGAAAAAACGTTCTGCATTACCTCTTAAAGTGAATGCAGCAGGTGTAATGCCAATTATCTTTGCTCAAGCTCTTATGTTTCTGCCTCCTTTGATAGCTGGTGCTTTTCAAGGAGATGATACACCAAATGCAACTTATATAGCAACTCAGTTTTCTGATTTTACATCTTTAGAATATAATATTCTTTTTGCTTTATTAATTATTGCTTTTACATTCTTCTATACAGCAATGACTATAAATGTTCAGCAAATCTCTGATAATCTAAAGGATAGTGGTGGTTTTGTCCCAGGAGTAACTCCAGGTGAAGAAACCAAAAACTACTTAGGTAAAATATTGGATAGAATTACACTTCCTGGTGCAATCTTTATTGCAATTATAGCTGTTCTTCCTGCTGTAGCTGCTGCTGCTGGTGTAGGTACTCAATTTGCTCAATTCTATGGTGGAACTTCTCTACTTATTATGGTAGGTGTTGTTTTAGATACATTACAGCAAATTGAAAGTTATCTATTGAATAAAGAATATGATGGACTAATGAATACAGGAAATGTAAAAGGTCGTCAGGCTCAACCAATGAATTATATATAA
- a CDS encoding aminotransferase class I/II-fold pyridoxal phosphate-dependent enzyme, which translates to MEILSEKKEALYNLLKKSKDRELSNLYLDSENFNGRYISVGGKKLLHFANCSYLGLENDPRLIDAATVAAQKYGIILSNSRSYLSSPLYKELQEELNKMLPGYPLPTITTTLGHCSALPLLVDSDDLIILDAHVHNSIQMSARLCEQKGTTIKYLRIHNDMEQLDQLVNHSDNDKYKRIWFLADGIYSMQGEYINITALKELLDKKENLYTYIDDAHGFSWTGKNGAGFVLGSSGELHKKMIVALSMSKSFGCGGGILVFPNKSLRDRVRLLGQTEIFSNPISNPVLGAAIASAKIHQLPELEIYQKELSDIIIYFKEECRRKNIPLDTKANTPIQFIKIGNNEEVYEVISKLINCGIYCSGAVYPAMPKNHCGLRISLTRHLKTEDIDYLTDSLKQIIETSILVKETI; encoded by the coding sequence ATGGAAATCCTTTCTGAGAAAAAAGAAGCATTATATAATCTCCTCAAAAAATCAAAAGATAGAGAGTTGTCAAATTTATATCTAGATTCAGAAAACTTTAATGGTAGATATATCTCTGTGGGAGGCAAAAAATTACTCCATTTCGCTAACTGTTCTTATTTAGGTTTGGAAAATGACCCTAGGTTAATTGATGCTGCAACTGTTGCTGCTCAAAAATATGGTATTATTTTATCTAACTCAAGGTCGTATTTGTCTTCTCCTCTTTATAAAGAGCTTCAAGAAGAGTTGAATAAAATGCTTCCTGGATATCCTTTACCAACTATTACTACAACCTTAGGACATTGTAGTGCTTTGCCATTATTAGTTGATAGTGATGATTTGATTATTTTAGATGCACATGTTCATAATAGTATTCAAATGTCTGCAAGATTATGTGAACAAAAAGGAACAACTATTAAATATTTGAGAATCCATAATGATATGGAACAACTTGACCAATTAGTAAATCATTCTGATAATGATAAATACAAAAGAATTTGGTTTCTGGCAGACGGAATTTATAGTATGCAAGGAGAGTATATTAATATCACTGCTTTAAAGGAATTGTTAGATAAAAAAGAAAATCTATATACATATATAGATGATGCACACGGATTTAGTTGGACTGGGAAAAATGGTGCTGGTTTCGTCTTGGGTAGTTCAGGTGAGTTACACAAAAAAATGATAGTTGCACTTTCTATGAGTAAGTCATTTGGCTGTGGAGGTGGAATTCTTGTATTTCCAAACAAATCTTTAAGAGATAGAGTCCGACTATTAGGGCAAACAGAAATTTTTTCTAACCCAATATCAAACCCAGTTCTTGGAGCTGCTATTGCGTCGGCAAAAATACATCAGTTACCAGAATTAGAAATATATCAGAAGGAATTAAGTGATATAATTATATACTTTAAGGAAGAGTGTAGGCGTAAAAATATTCCATTAGATACTAAAGCAAATACGCCTATTCAATTTATAAAAATTGGTAATAATGAAGAGGTTTATGAAGTCATTTCAAAGCTTATCAACTGTGGTATTTACTGCTCTGGTGCTGTTTATCCTGCGATGCCAAAAAACCATTGTGGATTAAGAATTAGTTTGACACGCCACTTAAAAACAGAAGACATTGATTATTTGACAGACTCTTTAAAGCAAATTATAGAAACTTCTATTCTTGTAAAAGAAACTATTTAA
- a CDS encoding MBOAT family O-acyltransferase, with protein sequence MLFNSIDFAIFLPIVFILYWFVTYKNLKLQNFLIVTASYLFYGWWDWRFLLLIVFSTIIDYTVGQKLRNEENKGKRKILLWISILVNFGLLGFFKYYNFFLDNFITAFSFLGTDITTNSLNIILPVGISFYTFQTLSYTIDIYKRELEPTDDFIAFSAFVSFFPQLVAGPIERATHLLPQFYRKRTFDYLKAVDGMRQILWGLFKKVVIADNCAEYANLIFNNSTEYSGSTLVLGALFFTFQIYGDFSGYSDIAIGTSRLFGFDLMQNFNFPYFSRDVAEFWRRWHISLSTWFRDYLYIPLGGSRGNNWTKIRNVFIIFIVSGFWHGANWTFIIWGILNAVYFLPLLLTNINRNNLEVVAKGKLLPSLKELFFMLSTFALTVFAWIFFRAENIGHAFSFIQDMLIGLMTKSGYVQTINLVHWQIGYKVLFLVLIFILMEWAGREGQYAISDIGMKWKRPFRYALYYLIIAAIYWFGGNEQQFIYFQF encoded by the coding sequence ATGTTATTTAATTCGATTGATTTTGCTATTTTCTTGCCAATAGTATTTATCCTTTACTGGTTTGTCACATATAAGAACTTGAAACTCCAAAACTTCCTAATAGTAACAGCAAGTTATTTATTTTATGGTTGGTGGGATTGGAGGTTTTTATTATTGATAGTTTTCAGTACCATCATTGACTACACCGTTGGACAAAAACTAAGAAATGAAGAAAATAAAGGTAAAAGAAAAATCCTACTGTGGATAAGCATTTTAGTTAATTTTGGACTGCTAGGCTTTTTTAAGTATTACAATTTTTTTCTTGATAACTTTATAACAGCATTTTCATTTTTAGGTACAGATATAACAACTAATTCATTAAATATCATTTTACCTGTTGGAATTAGTTTTTATACCTTTCAAACTTTGAGTTATACAATTGATATTTATAAGCGAGAACTTGAACCAACAGATGATTTTATCGCTTTTTCGGCTTTTGTGAGTTTTTTTCCTCAATTAGTTGCAGGGCCAATTGAGAGGGCAACCCATTTACTTCCCCAGTTCTATAGAAAGCGCACTTTTGATTATTTGAAAGCAGTTGACGGTATGCGCCAAATTCTATGGGGTTTATTCAAAAAAGTGGTAATTGCTGATAATTGTGCTGAGTATGCAAATCTCATTTTTAATAACTCAACTGAATACTCGGGAAGTACGTTAGTGCTTGGTGCTCTATTCTTTACTTTTCAAATTTATGGTGACTTTTCAGGATATTCTGATATTGCAATCGGAACGTCTAGGCTTTTTGGTTTTGATTTAATGCAAAATTTTAATTTTCCTTATTTTTCGAGAGATGTTGCCGAGTTTTGGAGAAGGTGGCATATTTCTCTTTCTACTTGGTTTAGAGACTATCTTTATATTCCTTTGGGTGGAAGCCGTGGTAATAACTGGACAAAGATTAGAAATGTGTTTATTATTTTCATTGTGAGTGGGTTTTGGCACGGTGCAAATTGGACGTTTATTATTTGGGGAATATTAAATGCAGTTTATTTTCTACCTCTTTTACTGACTAATATTAATCGAAATAATTTAGAGGTAGTAGCAAAAGGAAAACTTTTACCAAGTCTAAAAGAATTATTTTTCATGTTGTCCACATTTGCCCTTACCGTTTTTGCTTGGATATTCTTCAGAGCTGAAAATATTGGACATGCATTTTCATTTATTCAAGACATGCTAATTGGTCTTATGACAAAAAGTGGATATGTTCAAACAATAAACTTAGTCCATTGGCAAATTGGGTATAAAGTTTTGTTTTTAGTGTTAATTTTTATTCTAATGGAGTGGGCAGGAAGAGAGGGGCAATACGCAATTTCAGATATAGGTATGAAGTGGAAGCGCCCATTCAGATATGCCCTATATTACTTAATTATAGCTGCAATTTATTGGTTTGGTGGCAATGAGCAACAGTTTATTTATTTCCAATTTTAA
- the rpsH gene encoding 30S ribosomal protein S8, producing MTTDPIADYLTRLRNAIKANHRIVEVPASKLKKEMTKILYDKGYIQGYKFVDAPVGASIKIALKYHPATRTPAITHLERVSKPGLRQYRKANELPRVLNGLGIAVISTSHGVMTDKEARTNSVGGEVLCYVY from the coding sequence ATGACAACCGATCCTATTGCAGACTATCTGACTAGACTCAGAAACGCAATCAAAGCTAATCATAGAATTGTGGAAGTTCCAGCTTCAAAATTGAAGAAGGAAATGACTAAAATTTTATATGATAAAGGCTATATACAAGGCTATAAATTTGTTGATGCTCCAGTAGGTGCATCTATCAAAATAGCATTAAAGTATCATCCTGCTACTCGTACTCCTGCTATTACACACCTAGAGCGTGTAAGTAAGCCAGGTCTGCGTCAGTATCGCAAGGCGAATGAATTACCTCGTGTACTCAATGGATTGGGTATTGCAGTAATTTCTACTTCGCACGGCGTTATGACTGACAAAGAAGCTCGTACAAATAGTGTAGGAGGAGAAGTGCTTTGCTACGTATATTAA
- the rplN gene encoding 50S ribosomal protein L14, with product MIQQESRLAVADNSGAKEVLCIRVLGGTKKRYASVGDTIVVSVKSAIPSGNIKKGAVSKAVVVRTKKEIRRKDGSYIRFEENAAVLLNAQNEPRGTRIFGPVARELRDKRFMKIVSLAPEVL from the coding sequence ATGATTCAACAAGAAAGTCGTTTAGCAGTTGCTGACAACTCTGGAGCAAAAGAAGTTTTATGTATTCGTGTATTAGGCGGTACAAAAAAGCGTTATGCTTCTGTAGGAGATACAATTGTCGTTTCTGTTAAATCTGCAATTCCTTCTGGAAATATCAAGAAAGGTGCAGTTTCGAAAGCAGTCGTAGTGCGTACCAAAAAAGAGATACGCCGTAAAGATGGTTCATATATTCGCTTTGAAGAAAATGCAGCAGTATTACTAAATGCTCAAAATGAGCCTCGTGGTACTCGTATTTTTGGCCCAGTGGCACGTGAACTAAGAGATAAAAGATTCATGAAAATTGTATCTTTAGCTCCCGAAGTTCTTTAA
- the rpsN gene encoding 30S ribosomal protein S14 encodes MAKSSMIARERKRQKTVEKYAAKRAELKKLAKNGDVEAQIALDKLPKDASPVRLHNRCRLTGRPRGYMRRFGICRVVFREMANDGKIPGVTKSSW; translated from the coding sequence ATGGCTAAATCATCGATGATTGCACGTGAGCGTAAACGCCAAAAAACGGTGGAAAAATACGCTGCAAAACGTGCAGAACTCAAAAAATTGGCAAAGAACGGAGACGTTGAGGCACAAATTGCTCTTGACAAACTTCCTAAGGATGCTTCTCCTGTTCGTTTGCACAATCGTTGCCGTTTGACGGGTCGCCCTCGTGGCTACATGCGCCGTTTTGGTATTTGTCGTGTCGTTTTTAGAGAAATGGCTAACGACGGAAAAATACCAGGCGTAACCAAATCAAGCTGGTAA
- the rpsE gene encoding 30S ribosomal protein S5: protein MAANVNTVKASEIELKEKVVTINRVAKVVKGGRRFSFAALVVVGDGNGVAGYGLGKANEVTDAIQKGIEDAKKNLVKVPIIRQTIPHPIIGKFGAAKVMLKPATPGTGVIAGGGARAVLEAIGIENVLAKSQGSNNPGNVVRATFDALLRMRDAKSVAEQRGVNLTKVFNG, encoded by the coding sequence ATGGCAGCAAACGTAAATACCGTGAAAGCGAGTGAAATAGAACTAAAAGAAAAAGTAGTTACTATCAATCGTGTAGCGAAAGTAGTAAAAGGTGGTCGTCGTTTCAGCTTTGCAGCATTAGTTGTAGTTGGCGATGGCAACGGTGTAGCAGGTTATGGACTTGGCAAAGCCAATGAAGTAACAGATGCTATTCAAAAAGGTATAGAAGATGCTAAGAAAAACTTAGTAAAAGTACCTATCATCAGACAGACTATACCTCACCCAATTATTGGGAAATTTGGTGCAGCTAAAGTAATGCTTAAACCTGCAACGCCAGGTACAGGAGTTATTGCTGGTGGTGGAGCAAGAGCCGTATTGGAAGCAATCGGTATTGAAAACGTACTTGCTAAGTCTCAAGGCTCAAATAACCCAGGAAATGTAGTTCGTGCTACTTTTGATGCATTATTGCGTATGCGTGATGCAAAATCAGTTGCAGAGCAGCGTGGGGTTAATCTTACCAAAGTTTTTAATGGGTAA
- the rpsQ gene encoding 30S ribosomal protein S17 produces the protein MEQQPTVQNTERKSRKERIGIVKSNKMTSTITITVERKVKHPLYGKFVKKTSTFMAHDEGNTANIGDRVRIMETRPLSKLKRWRLVEILERAK, from the coding sequence ATGGAACAACAACCAACAGTACAAAACACTGAACGCAAAAGCCGTAAAGAACGTATTGGAATTGTCAAAAGTAATAAAATGACATCTACAATTACAATTACAGTAGAGCGTAAAGTGAAACATCCATTATACGGAAAGTTTGTAAAGAAAACTTCTACATTCATGGCACACGACGAAGGCAATACTGCTAACATCGGAGACCGTGTTCGTATTATGGAAACAAGACCACTTAGCAAACTTAAACGTTGGCGTTTGGTCGAAATCTTAGAACGTGCTAAATAA
- a CDS encoding glutaminase, with the protein MNFKEIIEEIYHKVKNIDSKGEVASYIPELATVDAESFGIYISTLDQNNFGIGNWQDKFSIQSIAKVLSLVLAYRMVGEKIWTRLGVEPSGNPFNSLTQLEVDNGIPRNPFINAGAIVICDILISHLENPKEDFLAFVRSISNNTALNYSYAVAESEKEIGFRNIALCNFIKSFGNIENEPSEVLNFYFDLCSLEMNCQQLSEAFLFLANNGRRTIDNIAILTKSQSKRINALMQTCGFYDESGEFAFKVGLPGKSGVGGGIIAVHPNQYTIAVWSPKLNKKGNSYKGMRFLEDFTTKSELSIF; encoded by the coding sequence GTGAATTTTAAAGAAATAATTGAAGAGATATATCATAAAGTTAAAAATATAGATAGCAAAGGAGAGGTAGCCTCTTATATCCCTGAACTAGCAACTGTTGATGCAGAAAGTTTCGGAATATATATTTCTACACTTGACCAAAACAACTTTGGTATTGGGAACTGGCAAGATAAATTTTCTATTCAGAGTATTGCTAAAGTATTATCACTCGTTTTGGCTTACCGAATGGTAGGCGAGAAAATATGGACTCGGCTTGGTGTTGAGCCTTCTGGGAACCCATTCAATTCGCTTACTCAATTAGAAGTAGATAATGGAATACCTAGAAATCCGTTTATAAATGCTGGTGCAATCGTAATTTGTGATATTTTGATTAGCCATTTAGAAAACCCAAAAGAAGATTTTTTGGCTTTTGTAAGAAGTATTTCTAATAATACAGCATTAAACTACTCTTATGCAGTTGCTGAATCTGAAAAGGAAATAGGTTTTCGAAATATAGCCCTATGTAATTTTATTAAATCTTTTGGGAATATTGAAAACGAGCCTTCTGAAGTTCTTAATTTCTATTTTGACCTTTGTTCTTTAGAAATGAATTGCCAACAGCTTTCAGAAGCCTTTTTGTTTTTAGCAAATAATGGACGTAGAACAATTGATAATATTGCTATTCTTACTAAAAGTCAGTCAAAGAGAATCAATGCACTTATGCAAACTTGTGGATTTTATGATGAGTCTGGAGAGTTTGCCTTTAAAGTTGGTTTACCTGGAAAAAGTGGTGTTGGTGGAGGAATTATAGCAGTCCATCCAAATCAATACACAATTGCCGTTTGGAGTCCAAAACTAAACAAAAAAGGAAACTCATATAAAGGGATGCGATTTCTTGAAGACTTTACAACAAAATCGGAATTATCTATTTTTTAA
- the rplF gene encoding 50S ribosomal protein L6 produces the protein MSRIGKNPVTIPSGVTIDVSENTIKVKGTRGELSRTIDPRITAKVEDDKLVFERKDEEKQTRAMHGLYRSLVQNMVEGVSNGYKSHLELVGVGYKAEAKGQILELNLGYSHAIFLQVPKEISVSTEMLKGQNPKVTLESSDKELLGHITAKIRSLRKIEPYKGKGVRFVGEQIRRKAGKSAGK, from the coding sequence ATGTCACGAATTGGTAAAAATCCAGTTACTATCCCTAGTGGAGTAACTATAGACGTTTCGGAAAACACCATCAAAGTCAAAGGTACAAGAGGTGAGCTTTCTCGCACAATTGACCCAAGAATCACTGCTAAAGTGGAAGATGATAAGTTGGTTTTCGAACGCAAAGACGAAGAAAAACAGACTCGTGCTATGCATGGCTTGTACCGTTCATTGGTACAAAATATGGTGGAAGGCGTTTCTAATGGTTATAAGTCTCATTTAGAGCTTGTAGGTGTTGGATATAAAGCAGAAGCAAAAGGTCAAATCCTTGAGCTTAACTTAGGTTACTCACACGCTATCTTTTTGCAAGTGCCAAAAGAAATTAGTGTAAGTACCGAGATGCTGAAAGGTCAGAATCCAAAAGTTACCTTAGAATCTAGCGACAAAGAATTACTTGGACACATTACTGCTAAAATACGTTCACTTCGTAAGATTGAACCATACAAAGGTAAAGGTGTACGCTTTGTAGGCGAACAGATTCGTCGTAAGGCTGGTAAGAGCGCAGGTAAATAA
- the rpmD gene encoding 50S ribosomal protein L30, with translation MAKIRITQVRSSIKRPKKQRLTLHALGLRKMHQTVEQEDTPNIVGMVKAVSHLVKVEEA, from the coding sequence ATGGCGAAAATTCGTATTACTCAGGTGCGTAGTTCAATCAAACGCCCAAAAAAACAACGCCTAACTTTGCACGCTTTAGGGCTTCGCAAAATGCACCAAACCGTAGAACAGGAAGATACTCCTAATATCGTCGGTATGGTAAAGGCTGTATCACATTTAGTAAAAGTAGAGGAAGCGTAG